A single genomic interval of Heteronotia binoei isolate CCM8104 ecotype False Entrance Well chromosome 11, APGP_CSIRO_Hbin_v1, whole genome shotgun sequence harbors:
- the MTRFR gene encoding mitochondrial translation release factor in rescue, whose amino-acid sequence MRRTVIGKAWSFSRYLDSSSKLGGRSPRLPFPMPPLSLLHFSHSLIQLSSVPRTPRLWGKRRFLLPWRPGPLCLVAEKKSSEDLLPLNEADLEEQFVRGSGPGGQATNKTSNCVVLKHLPSGIVVKCHETRSVELNRQRAREILQEKVDVFYKGETSEVLLEKKELQKKKQAKRQQARENLERKRRLKELQTSEDK is encoded by the exons ATGCGCAGGACGGTGATCGGCAAGGCCTGGTCCTTTTCTAGGTATCTGGACTCGTCCTCCAAACTAGGAG gaCGGAGTCCTCGTCTCCCGTTTCCAATGCCTCCTTTGAGCTTGCTGCACTTCTCCCATTCGTTGATTCAGCTCAGCAGCGTCCCTCGGACCCCGAGGCTTTGGGGGAAGCGCCGTTTCCTGTTGCCGTGGAGGCCCGGCCCTTTATGCCTCGTGGCCGAAAAGAAGAGCTCCGAAGACCTTCTGCCTCTGAACGAAGCGGACTTGGAAGAGCAGTTTGTGCGGGGATCGGGACCCGGGGGCCAGGCAACCAACAAAACCAGCAACTGTGTGGTCCTGAAGCATCTTCCTTCAGGGATTGTCGTCAAG TGCCATGAAACGCGATCAGTGGAGCTGAACCGCCAGAGAGCCAGAGAAATCCTGCAGGAGAAAGTGGACGTCTTCTACAAAGGTGAAACCAGCGAGGTTCTTCTAGAGAAGAAGGAgcttcagaagaagaagcaggcCAAGAGGCAGCAAGCGAGGGAGAACCTGGAAAGGAAGAggcgtctgaaagagctgcagACATCGGAGGACAAATAA